One genomic region from Planifilum fulgidum encodes:
- the rpoD gene encoding RNA polymerase sigma factor RpoD — translation MANEQFMDAEPDLSLEQVQEQLIDLGKKRGVLTYKEIMEKMSPFEQDSQQIDEFFERLGEQGVEVINDNDVDDGEDILFSDEDDSAGEESDLLDDDLSVPPGVKINDPVRMYLKEIGRVPLLTAEEEVELAKRIEQGDEEAKRRLAEANLRLVVSIAKRYVGRGMLFLDLIQEGNMGLIKAVEKFDYRKGYKFSTYATWWIRQAITRAIADQARTIRIPVHMVETINKLIRVSRQLLQELGREPTPEEIAKEMNLSPEKVREIMKIAQEPVSLETPIGEEDDSHLGDFIPDDDIQAPADAAAYELLKEQLKEVLDTLSDREENVLRLRFGLDDGRTRTLEEVGKVFGVTRERIRQIEAKALRKLRHPSRSKRLKDFLE, via the coding sequence TTGGCCAACGAACAATTCATGGACGCCGAACCGGATCTTTCGTTGGAGCAGGTGCAGGAGCAGCTGATCGATCTCGGAAAAAAGCGGGGCGTTTTAACTTATAAAGAGATCATGGAAAAGATGTCCCCCTTCGAACAGGATTCGCAGCAGATCGATGAATTTTTCGAGCGTCTCGGCGAGCAAGGGGTGGAAGTGATCAACGACAATGACGTGGATGACGGGGAGGACATTCTCTTTTCCGATGAGGATGATTCCGCGGGGGAAGAGAGCGATCTGCTGGACGATGACCTCAGCGTTCCGCCCGGCGTGAAGATCAACGACCCGGTCCGCATGTACCTCAAGGAGATCGGCCGCGTTCCGCTGCTCACCGCCGAGGAGGAAGTGGAGCTGGCGAAGCGGATCGAGCAGGGGGACGAGGAAGCAAAGCGCCGGCTGGCCGAGGCCAACCTCCGTTTGGTGGTGAGCATCGCCAAACGGTATGTCGGCCGGGGAATGCTGTTTCTGGATCTGATCCAGGAAGGAAACATGGGTCTGATTAAAGCGGTGGAGAAATTCGATTACCGCAAAGGGTACAAGTTCAGCACCTATGCCACCTGGTGGATTCGCCAGGCCATCACCCGGGCGATTGCCGATCAGGCTCGAACCATCCGCATTCCCGTCCACATGGTGGAGACCATCAACAAATTGATCCGCGTCTCCCGCCAGCTGCTGCAGGAGCTGGGACGGGAACCCACGCCCGAAGAGATCGCCAAGGAGATGAACCTCAGCCCCGAGAAGGTGCGGGAAATCATGAAGATCGCCCAGGAGCCCGTCTCCCTGGAGACACCCATCGGGGAAGAGGACGATTCGCATCTCGGGGATTTCATCCCGGACGACGACATTCAGGCGCCTGCGGACGCCGCTGCCTACGAGCTGCTGAAGGAACAGCTGAAGGAAGTGTTGGATACGCTGTCTGACCGCGAGGAAAACGTCCTTCGTCTCCGGTTCGGGTTGGACGACGGACGCACCCGCACGCTGGAGGAAGTGGGCAAGGTGTTCGGCGTCACCCGGGAGAGGATCCGCCAGATCGAAGCCAAGGCCCTGCGCAAGTTGCGCCACCCCAGCCGCAGCAAGCGCCTGAAAGATTTTCTGGAGTGA
- the dnaG gene encoding DNA primase: protein MRGGPIPDEVIDRVREHYDIVDVVGRYVQLKKSGRNYFGLCPFHSEKTPSFSVSPEKQMYYCFGCGAGGNVIKFIMEMEQMSFVEAVRHLAEEASIPLPRAGTLADSEDGPKKRMREALDWACRLYHHILLNTDQGRDAFRYLQDRGVSMETIKEFRLGFAPSSGNVLLRFLRRKGFSEKLLEEAGLVSSSESDPPRFFDRFRGRVMFPIHDFQGRVIAFGGRVLGDGHPKYLNSPETPLFHKGQHLFNLHRARRAIRKAREVVLFEGYMDVITAWQSGIQTGVASLGTSLSEGQARVIRRCAENVVICYDADDAGQAAADRGLDLLKDQGCLVKVAQMPPGMDPDDFLRKRGAEAFREEILAEALPLPAFKLEYLKKDFNLQDEGERMKYLTRALDVISDLSLAIERDHYLRRLADEFRLSLDALKQEQQRIWRRKKEKKRDKGGTKWNTEYHDAKHMVAHRRRPSAHEEAERQLVAMMMRDRSVAERVRETVGAEFHVDEYAAIVAYLYAYYAEGHPADPSRFIHYVKDERLMNCISELAMMDFPDSFSDEGIEDCIRMVRNYPLYKEMDTVKRQIEQAERAGDIAKAAQLGAELYRLKKRVQARS from the coding sequence GTGAGGGGGGGTCCGATTCCCGACGAAGTCATCGATCGCGTGCGGGAGCATTACGACATTGTGGATGTCGTGGGACGATACGTTCAGCTCAAAAAAAGCGGCCGCAACTATTTCGGCCTGTGTCCCTTTCACTCCGAAAAAACCCCTTCCTTTTCCGTTTCCCCGGAGAAGCAGATGTATTATTGCTTCGGCTGCGGGGCGGGGGGGAATGTCATCAAGTTCATCATGGAGATGGAACAGATGTCCTTTGTGGAAGCCGTTCGCCATCTCGCCGAAGAGGCTTCCATCCCCCTTCCCCGGGCGGGAACGCTCGCCGATTCCGAGGATGGACCGAAGAAGCGGATGCGCGAAGCCCTCGATTGGGCCTGCCGGCTGTACCATCACATCCTGCTGAACACGGATCAGGGCCGCGACGCCTTCCGTTATCTCCAGGATCGCGGGGTGTCGATGGAGACGATCAAGGAATTCCGGCTGGGCTTCGCCCCTTCTTCCGGAAATGTCCTCCTCCGCTTTTTAAGGCGAAAGGGCTTTTCGGAAAAGCTCCTGGAAGAGGCGGGTTTGGTGAGTTCCTCCGAATCCGATCCCCCGCGGTTTTTTGACCGCTTCCGCGGGCGCGTGATGTTTCCCATCCACGATTTTCAGGGCAGAGTGATTGCCTTCGGCGGGCGCGTGCTCGGCGACGGACATCCCAAATATCTGAACAGCCCCGAAACGCCGCTCTTCCACAAGGGCCAGCACCTGTTTAATCTGCACCGGGCCCGCAGGGCGATCCGGAAGGCACGGGAAGTGGTCCTGTTCGAGGGATATATGGATGTCATCACGGCATGGCAATCGGGCATTCAGACCGGTGTCGCCTCCCTGGGGACTTCCCTTTCCGAAGGTCAGGCGCGGGTGATCCGGCGTTGCGCCGAAAATGTGGTGATCTGCTACGACGCCGACGATGCCGGCCAGGCGGCGGCGGATCGGGGACTGGATCTGTTGAAGGATCAGGGGTGTCTCGTCAAGGTGGCCCAGATGCCCCCCGGGATGGATCCGGACGATTTTCTCCGCAAACGCGGAGCGGAGGCTTTCCGGGAGGAAATTCTCGCCGAAGCCCTTCCCCTTCCCGCCTTCAAGCTGGAGTACCTGAAGAAGGATTTCAACCTGCAGGATGAAGGGGAGCGAATGAAATATCTGACCCGCGCACTGGATGTCATCAGCGATCTTTCCCTTGCCATCGAGCGGGATCACTACCTCCGCCGCCTTGCCGACGAGTTTCGGCTGTCTCTGGACGCGCTGAAACAGGAGCAACAGCGCATATGGCGGCGCAAAAAGGAAAAAAAGAGGGATAAAGGGGGGACGAAGTGGAATACTGAATATCACGATGCCAAACACATGGTCGCACACCGGCGAAGGCCTTCCGCCCACGAGGAGGCGGAAAGGCAGCTGGTGGCCATGATGATGCGCGATCGAAGCGTGGCCGAACGGGTTCGCGAAACCGTCGGCGCCGAATTTCACGTTGATGAGTATGCGGCGATTGTGGCATACCTGTACGCCTATTACGCGGAAGGCCATCCGGCCGACCCGTCCCGCTTTATTCATTATGTGAAAGACGAGCGTCTGATGAATTGCATCAGCGAGCTGGCGATGATGGATTTTCCCGATTCCTTTTCGGATGAAGGGATTGAAGACTGCATTCGAATGGTCCGCAATTATCCTCTTTATAAGGAAATGGACACCGTAAAACGCCAGATCGAGCAGGCAGAACGTGCCGGAGACATCGCGAAGGCCGCGCAGCTCGGAGCGGAGCTGTACCGGTTGAAAAAAAGAGTGCAGGCGCGGTCTTGA
- a CDS encoding pyruvate, water dikinase regulatory protein, with protein sequence MTSDLHHPVVYVVSDSVGETAELVVRAASSQFNGDQVEIRRVPYVDDKETIAETVQAASEVRGMIAFTLVVPELQKFLIEEAERRHVPVIDIMGPMIDELSRLFRRAPRREPGLVRKMDEEYFRRVEAIEFAVKYDDGRDPRGILRADVVLIGVSRTSKTPLSMYLAHKLLKVANVPLVPEVEPPEELFRIPPNKCIGLTIEPEFLNNIRRERLKSLGLTSQASYASMERILEELEYAEGIMKKVGCPVIDVSRKAVEETANIVLDILRRGGRKD encoded by the coding sequence ATTACCAGCGATTTGCATCATCCGGTGGTGTATGTTGTGTCCGATTCCGTGGGGGAGACCGCCGAATTGGTCGTGCGGGCGGCTTCCAGCCAATTTAACGGGGATCAGGTGGAGATTCGCCGGGTCCCCTACGTGGATGACAAGGAGACGATCGCGGAAACGGTTCAGGCGGCCAGCGAAGTTCGGGGGATGATCGCTTTCACTCTGGTCGTGCCCGAACTGCAGAAATTTTTGATCGAAGAGGCCGAGCGGCGCCATGTGCCCGTCATCGACATCATGGGTCCGATGATCGATGAGCTTTCCAGGCTGTTTCGGCGCGCTCCGAGGCGGGAACCGGGCCTTGTGCGCAAGATGGACGAGGAGTATTTCCGGCGGGTCGAGGCGATCGAGTTCGCCGTCAAGTACGACGACGGCCGGGATCCCCGGGGGATTCTCCGGGCGGATGTCGTGCTGATCGGGGTTTCCCGCACGTCCAAAACTCCCCTGTCCATGTATTTGGCGCACAAGCTGCTGAAGGTCGCCAATGTTCCGCTGGTGCCCGAGGTGGAGCCGCCGGAGGAGCTGTTCCGCATTCCTCCGAACAAATGCATCGGCCTGACGATCGAACCGGAGTTTTTGAACAACATTCGCCGGGAGCGCCTCAAATCCCTGGGTCTGACGTCCCAGGCCAGCTATGCCAGCATGGAGCGCATCCTGGAGGAGTTGGAATACGCCGAGGGGATCATGAAAAAAGTGGGTTGTCCCGTCATCGATGTGTCCCGCAAGGCGGTCGAGGAGACGGCCAATATCGTGCTGGACATCCTTCGCAGGGGAGGTCGTAAGGATTGA
- the helD gene encoding RNA polymerase recycling motor HelD, with protein MAAERELEKEQERVDAVVQKIDHQIRALRRQTEAIKKEVLEMSRNFWDEVTINFGDPHDTIETLASVNQQARVLAERERSYRHARRRLTTLVRMKDSPYFGRIDFVEDGESKAESIYLGIASVRDEEGEPLVYDWRAPIASLYYEGSPGPVRYQTPAGEVTGTLKNKRQFVIRDGRIRSMFDTGITIGDELLQEVLGRHSDAQMKNIVATIQKEQNRIIRNEGKRLLVVSGAAGSGKTSTALQRVAWLLYRYRKSLTAEQVVLFSPNPMFNSYVSTVLPGLGEENMQQTTFQEMLENRLGKRFRLEDPFDQMEYVLKGMNEPGYDERLQGIRFKTSTRFMEVIDRYLERLGREGLIFRDVVFQNRVLIPAEEIERRFYSLDPSRSISGRMSRLAEQLLDLLEEMEEKEKEKPWVEDEIELLDAETYQRAYRELKRQPGFSENGADDLKKEREWLASFVVKERFKPLRHFIKRYRFVDIPSLYRRLFADPDFVPRMMPDIRLPQGWKAICARTAERLGRNELAYEDATPFLYLTEKIEGFQTNPHIRHVFVDEAQDFSPFQFAFLKHLYPRASMTVLGDFNQAIFISAESGFDFLTGLFGADETETFILTRSYRSTRQIVLFTRELIEGGDQIEPFHRDGPKPTWTQVEDREQLFEKIPDRIRRLQDAGHRTIAIICKTARESREAYEGLKKRYPSLRLIEKETVTFEAGPLVIPSYLAKGLEFDAVIVFDAQEARYGRESERKLFYTVCTRAMHELHLYCAGKATPFLSDVSPDLYVVES; from the coding sequence ATGGCGGCGGAACGGGAATTGGAAAAGGAACAGGAGCGAGTCGATGCAGTCGTCCAAAAAATCGACCACCAAATCCGCGCACTCCGGCGACAGACGGAGGCGATCAAAAAGGAAGTCCTGGAAATGAGCCGAAATTTCTGGGATGAAGTGACGATCAACTTCGGCGATCCCCACGACACTATCGAAACCCTCGCCAGCGTCAATCAGCAGGCCAGGGTGCTGGCAGAGCGGGAGCGGAGCTACCGTCACGCCCGCAGGCGGTTGACAACGCTGGTTCGGATGAAGGACTCCCCATACTTCGGGAGGATCGATTTCGTCGAAGACGGGGAATCGAAGGCCGAATCGATTTACCTGGGAATCGCCTCGGTCCGCGACGAGGAGGGAGAACCCCTGGTTTATGATTGGCGGGCCCCCATCGCCAGTCTGTATTATGAAGGTTCGCCCGGACCGGTGCGGTATCAGACCCCCGCGGGCGAGGTGACGGGGACGCTGAAAAACAAGCGCCAGTTTGTCATCCGCGACGGCCGGATCCGGAGCATGTTTGACACCGGCATCACGATCGGCGACGAACTGCTGCAGGAGGTCCTCGGCCGCCATTCGGACGCGCAGATGAAAAACATCGTGGCCACCATCCAAAAGGAACAAAACCGCATCATCCGAAACGAGGGAAAACGGCTCCTGGTGGTATCGGGAGCCGCAGGCAGCGGAAAAACCTCGACGGCCCTGCAGCGGGTGGCCTGGCTTCTGTACCGCTACCGAAAATCGCTGACGGCGGAGCAGGTGGTCCTGTTCTCTCCCAACCCGATGTTCAACAGCTATGTATCGACGGTTCTCCCCGGATTGGGTGAGGAAAACATGCAACAGACCACCTTTCAGGAAATGTTGGAAAACCGGCTTGGAAAACGGTTCCGCCTGGAGGATCCCTTCGATCAGATGGAATACGTGCTTAAGGGGATGAACGAACCGGGATACGACGAGCGTCTCCAGGGCATCCGGTTCAAAACATCGACCCGTTTCATGGAAGTGATCGATCGATACCTCGAGCGCCTGGGACGGGAAGGCCTGATCTTCAGGGATGTCGTCTTTCAAAACCGGGTTCTCATCCCCGCCGAAGAAATCGAAAGGCGGTTTTATTCCCTCGATCCCTCGCGGTCGATCTCCGGCCGCATGAGCCGGCTGGCAGAACAGCTCCTGGATCTTCTGGAAGAAATGGAAGAAAAAGAGAAAGAGAAGCCCTGGGTGGAGGATGAGATCGAACTGCTCGACGCCGAGACCTACCAGCGCGCCTACAGGGAGCTTAAGCGCCAGCCGGGATTCTCCGAAAACGGCGCCGATGACTTGAAAAAGGAACGGGAGTGGCTCGCCTCCTTCGTGGTGAAGGAGCGGTTCAAACCCTTGCGGCACTTCATCAAGCGGTATCGGTTTGTCGACATCCCCTCTTTGTATCGGCGGCTGTTTGCGGATCCCGATTTCGTTCCGCGCATGATGCCGGACATCCGCCTGCCGCAGGGGTGGAAGGCCATCTGCGCCCGGACGGCGGAACGCCTCGGGCGGAACGAATTGGCTTACGAGGATGCGACTCCCTTTCTTTATCTGACGGAGAAAATCGAAGGGTTTCAAACCAACCCCCACATTCGCCACGTGTTTGTGGATGAGGCCCAGGACTTTTCCCCGTTTCAATTCGCTTTCCTCAAACACCTGTACCCGCGGGCCAGCATGACCGTTCTCGGCGACTTCAACCAGGCGATCTTCATCTCCGCCGAATCGGGCTTTGATTTCCTGACCGGCCTGTTCGGAGCCGATGAAACCGAGACCTTCATCCTGACGCGGAGCTACCGTTCCACCCGGCAAATCGTCCTGTTCACCCGGGAACTGATCGAAGGAGGCGATCAAATCGAACCCTTCCACCGCGACGGCCCCAAGCCGACGTGGACGCAGGTGGAGGATCGGGAGCAGCTGTTCGAAAAAATCCCGGACCGCATCCGCCGCCTTCAGGACGCCGGCCACCGGACCATCGCAATCATCTGCAAGACCGCCCGGGAGAGCCGGGAAGCCTATGAAGGGCTGAAGAAGCGCTATCCCTCCCTTCGGCTCATCGAAAAGGAGACAGTCACCTTTGAAGCGGGTCCCCTCGTCATTCCCTCCTATCTGGCCAAGGGGCTGGAGTTTGACGCGGTGATCGTTTTCGACGCCCAGGAAGCGCGATACGGAAGGGAAAGCGAGCGGAAACTGTTCTATACGGTCTGTACCCGGGCAATGCACGAACTGCATCTTTATTGCGCGGGCAAAGCCACTCCTTTCCTGTCCGACGTGTCGCCGGATTTGTATGTGGTGGAATCGTGA
- the ppdK gene encoding pyruvate, phosphate dikinase: MSKKVVYRFDEGRGDMKRLLGGKGANLAEMTRHGLPVPPGFTITTEACLDYYAAGRRLTQDVLDQMEQAVADLEERTGKGLGDPERPLLVSVRSGAVISMPGMMDTVLNLGLNDETVKGLARLTGNPRFAYDSYRRFIQMFGDVVLGIDHYLFERIIDERKEARGLKLDPELSAEDWQWVIERYKQLVKRETKEPFPQDPKEQLRRAVIAVFDSWNNQRAVIYRKIHKIPDHLGTAVNVQMMVFGNMGEDSGTGVAFTRNPSTGEKVLYGEFLTNAQGEDVVAGIRTPEPISALKRRMPGIYEEFREIADRLERHYRDMQDIEFTVERGKLYILQTRSGKRTAHAAVKIAVDMTKEGIIDRRTALMRVEPDQLNQILHRRIDPEARLDVLAKGLPASPGAASGKVVFDADTAERLARDGEKVILVRPETTPEDIHGILAAQGILTSRGGMTSHAAVVARGMGKPCICGCEELRIDLRKKEFRAGETVIREGDLLSIDGGTGQVIRGEVPLIDPELSGEFQEILSWADEVRTLKVRANADNPEDAAKARRFGAEGIGLCRTEHMFMEASRVPIVQEMILAETPEQRRKALDKLLPMQLEDFKGIFREMEGLPVTIRLLDPPLHEFLPNLEDLLTEVTRLRMDPEADPRKLKEKETLLAKVKALHEFNPMMGHRGCRLGLSHPEIYEMQAEAIFRAAAELIEEGIAVRPEVMIPLVGHVNELKELRRLVEETARRVMEETGREIPYSVGTMIEVPRAALTADAIAEEADFFSFGTNDLTQMTFAFSRDDAEGKFLHTYLERKLLPDNPFMTLDAEGVGKLVRMGVELGRKVKPELKAGICGEHGGDARSIAFCHEVGLDYVSCSPFRIPLARLAAAQIAVQSSGKAE, translated from the coding sequence TTGAGCAAAAAGGTGGTTTACCGGTTTGATGAGGGGCGCGGGGATATGAAGCGTCTTTTGGGCGGGAAAGGGGCCAATCTTGCGGAGATGACCCGGCATGGCCTGCCGGTTCCCCCCGGTTTCACCATCACGACGGAGGCTTGCCTCGATTATTATGCGGCCGGTCGCCGGCTGACCCAGGATGTGCTCGACCAGATGGAGCAGGCGGTTGCGGATCTGGAAGAGCGGACGGGAAAGGGGCTCGGGGATCCGGAGAGGCCGCTGCTCGTCTCCGTCCGCTCGGGAGCGGTCATTTCCATGCCGGGCATGATGGATACGGTGCTCAATTTGGGGCTGAACGACGAGACGGTGAAGGGGCTTGCCCGCCTGACGGGGAATCCCCGTTTCGCCTACGATTCCTACCGCCGGTTTATCCAGATGTTCGGCGATGTGGTTCTGGGCATCGATCATTATCTCTTTGAACGGATCATCGACGAGCGGAAAGAGGCGAGGGGTCTCAAGCTGGATCCGGAGCTTTCGGCGGAGGATTGGCAGTGGGTGATCGAGCGCTACAAACAGCTGGTCAAGCGGGAAACGAAGGAACCTTTCCCCCAGGATCCCAAGGAGCAGCTGCGCCGGGCGGTCATCGCGGTCTTTGATTCCTGGAACAACCAGCGGGCCGTCATCTACCGGAAGATTCACAAGATCCCGGATCATCTGGGCACGGCGGTCAATGTGCAGATGATGGTATTCGGCAATATGGGAGAGGATTCGGGAACGGGGGTGGCCTTCACCCGGAATCCCTCCACCGGCGAAAAGGTTTTGTACGGGGAATTTTTGACCAACGCCCAGGGAGAAGACGTGGTGGCAGGCATCCGCACCCCCGAACCGATTTCCGCCCTGAAGCGGCGCATGCCCGGCATCTACGAGGAGTTCCGGGAGATTGCCGATCGCCTGGAACGCCATTACCGGGACATGCAGGACATCGAGTTCACCGTGGAGCGGGGCAAATTGTACATTTTGCAGACCCGATCGGGGAAGCGGACCGCCCACGCCGCCGTCAAGATCGCCGTGGACATGACAAAGGAGGGCATTATCGACAGGAGGACGGCCCTGATGAGGGTGGAGCCCGACCAGCTGAATCAGATTCTCCACCGGCGCATCGATCCCGAAGCGCGGCTCGATGTGTTGGCCAAGGGCCTGCCCGCCTCGCCGGGGGCGGCATCGGGGAAGGTGGTGTTTGACGCGGACACGGCGGAGCGGCTCGCCCGGGACGGGGAAAAGGTGATTCTCGTCCGCCCGGAGACCACGCCGGAGGACATTCACGGCATTCTCGCCGCCCAGGGGATTCTCACCAGCCGGGGAGGCATGACCAGCCACGCGGCGGTGGTGGCCCGCGGCATGGGAAAACCGTGCATCTGCGGCTGCGAAGAACTCCGCATCGACTTGCGCAAAAAGGAGTTCCGCGCCGGGGAAACGGTCATCCGGGAAGGGGACCTTCTCTCCATCGACGGCGGAACCGGACAGGTGATCCGCGGAGAGGTGCCCTTGATCGATCCGGAGCTTTCCGGAGAGTTTCAGGAAATCCTTTCCTGGGCCGACGAGGTTCGCACCCTGAAGGTCCGGGCGAATGCGGACAATCCGGAGGATGCCGCCAAGGCCCGCCGCTTCGGCGCCGAAGGAATCGGGCTCTGCCGGACGGAGCACATGTTCATGGAAGCGAGCCGCGTCCCCATCGTTCAGGAGATGATCCTCGCGGAAACACCCGAACAGCGGCGAAAGGCCCTGGACAAGCTGCTTCCGATGCAGTTGGAGGATTTTAAGGGCATTTTCAGGGAGATGGAGGGACTTCCGGTCACGATCCGCCTGTTGGATCCGCCCCTTCACGAGTTTCTCCCCAACCTGGAGGATTTGCTGACCGAAGTGACCCGGCTGCGGATGGATCCCGAAGCCGATCCCCGGAAGCTGAAGGAAAAGGAAACCCTGCTCGCCAAGGTGAAAGCCCTGCACGAATTCAATCCGATGATGGGGCATCGGGGCTGCCGTCTGGGCTTGAGCCATCCGGAGATTTACGAAATGCAGGCGGAAGCCATTTTCCGGGCGGCGGCCGAACTGATCGAGGAGGGGATCGCCGTTCGGCCGGAGGTGATGATCCCCCTCGTCGGCCATGTCAACGAGTTGAAGGAGCTTCGCCGGTTGGTGGAGGAGACGGCCCGCCGGGTGATGGAGGAGACCGGGCGCGAAATCCCCTATTCCGTCGGCACCATGATCGAAGTGCCCCGGGCCGCCCTCACGGCGGATGCCATCGCCGAGGAAGCCGACTTTTTCTCCTTTGGAACCAACGACCTGACCCAGATGACCTTCGCCTTCAGCCGGGACGACGCCGAGGGCAAGTTCCTGCACACCTATCTCGAGCGCAAGCTTTTGCCGGACAATCCCTTCATGACCCTGGATGCCGAAGGCGTGGGCAAACTGGTGCGGATGGGCGTGGAATTGGGCCGGAAAGTCAAGCCGGAACTGAAAGCGGGCATTTGCGGCGAGCACGGCGGCGACGCGCGCTCCATCGCCTTCTGCCATGAGGTGGGGCTTGACTATGTCAGCTGTTCCCCCTTCCGAATTCCGCTGGCCCGCCTGGCGGCGGCTCAGATCGCCGTTCAATCGTCCGGGAAGGCGGAGTGA
- a CDS encoding helix-turn-helix transcriptional regulator yields MILQIVKDEGPITGEQIAEKLNLTRATLRPDLAILTMAGFLDARPRVGYFYVGKTANQLFTEHVRKLKVKDYKSMPVVVTEKLSVYDAICTMFLEDVGTLFVVKDGGRLAGVVSRKDLLKIALGKQDLQAIPVSVVMTRMPNIITCTLEETLYEAASKLMRYQVDALPVVRPMEDGEGLEVVGRITKTTITKAFVELGQESVV; encoded by the coding sequence ATGATTTTGCAGATCGTCAAAGATGAGGGGCCGATCACGGGCGAGCAGATCGCCGAAAAACTGAACCTGACGCGGGCGACGCTTCGTCCCGACCTCGCCATATTGACGATGGCCGGATTTTTGGATGCCCGTCCCCGGGTTGGATATTTTTATGTCGGAAAGACGGCCAACCAGCTCTTCACGGAACACGTGCGCAAATTGAAGGTGAAGGATTACAAGTCGATGCCCGTCGTCGTGACGGAAAAGCTCTCCGTGTACGACGCCATCTGCACCATGTTTCTGGAGGATGTGGGGACGCTGTTTGTGGTGAAGGACGGCGGCCGGCTGGCCGGGGTGGTGTCCCGGAAGGATCTTCTGAAAATCGCCCTGGGCAAGCAGGATTTGCAGGCGATTCCCGTCAGTGTGGTGATGACCCGGATGCCCAACATCATCACGTGCACCCTGGAGGAGACCCTGTATGAAGCCGCGTCCAAGCTGATGCGCTATCAGGTGGACGCCTTGCCGGTCGTCCGCCCCATGGAAGACGGCGAGGGCTTGGAAGTGGTGGGCCGCATCACCAAAACGACCATTACAAAGGCTTTCGTCGAGTTGGGACAGGAATCCGTCGTATGA